In one Silene latifolia isolate original U9 population chromosome 10, ASM4854445v1, whole genome shotgun sequence genomic region, the following are encoded:
- the LOC141607630 gene encoding protein FAR-RED IMPAIRED RESPONSE 1-like, with the protein MIDEFSKVHNHHLTSVCNRDLDKISRSLDMFQKTLILDNSKLNIGAGLTFRQVKELVNGYENIGATLIDFKNFQRDIKCYIGLRDADLFIDRLEKLKATQPQFYFAYDVDPQNRLTKFFWADATCIRNYSFFGDLC; encoded by the coding sequence ATGATTGACGAGTTTTCTAAAGTCCACAATCATCATCTCACCTCTGTCTGTAACAGAGATCTCGATAAGATTTCACGATCCCTTGATATGTTCCAGAAGACGCTTATCTTGGACAACTCCAAGTTGAATATTGGCGCTGGATTGACCTTTAGACAGGTTAAGGAACTTGTCAATGGGTATGAAAATATCGGTGCTAcattgatagattttaagaactttcaaagAGATATCAAGTGCTACATTGGGTTAAGAGATGCTGACCTTTTCATCGATCGACTCGAGAAACTCAAAGCAACCCAACCCCAGTTCTACTTCGCTTATGATGTTGATCCGCAAAACCGTCTAACAAAGTTCTTTTGGGCTGATGCTACATGTATTAGAAACTACTCATTCTTTGGGGATCTTTGTTAG